CTAACAGAACATCCGCATCCAATTCTAAGGCATCTGCATAAACCGTTAAGACGTAATCAACATCCTCATCTTCAGAAATAGAATCAAAATCATTGTACTCCAATGCTTGCAAATACCTTGCATGGATTTTCGTCATTCTCTGCAAATCAACAAAGGTCCAACCTCGTGACTCACGCGCTGCTCTAAGTACCTCACCAATACTCTTTTGTCGCACTACTAACTCTCCCCTCTATTCACTAATATACAATACTCTATTCTAACAAAAATCTAAGGAAATTTCGATGAGTTAGGTCCTTTTATTTGGGAATAATCGTAAAATCAGTCATGTCACACTGACCAATAAAACGACGGCCTGCCTCCCTAATATCCTCTAAATTTATTTCTTCCACCAATTGTGGCAAATCAAATATATTCTCAACATCCGAATACTGAGCCACAAAGTGACTAGCTGTAAATTCCAAGGAATTCAAGCTACGGATAAAATCGCCATACATTTCATTCTTCAGCAGTTGCAAATGCTCATCATTGATATCCTCATCTCGTTCAAAATTGCGAACAGCCCTCATCAGCATACTCGACAAGGTAATAGGCTCCTGCGTATCACCAGAAATAACCAAATAATGATAGTCTGGAGTAACTTCTAGTTGAAACTGGAATGAGGAATCAATTTTCCCCTGTTCATACAGGTTCTGATAGCGTTTAGAAGTCCAACCGAACAACATGGCAAACAAAAGCTGTAAGCACAGGCGATACTGCTGCATTTCAGCAGGTTCAAATTCATCATTTCCCCGTAAACCAACTGCTAATTTTGGAGTAGATACTTCAAACTCTTCCATACGGTGCTGAAGAATAGGCAGTTTTTCAATTGCCTTTATATCAAACCTAGGCAGTTTTTCATCAAGTTGCGCTGCCTGATAGCTTGAAATCTGCTGCCATACCTGATCTAAATCAAAGTTACCAATGACGAATAAATTCATGTTGGACGGGTGATAAAACAGATCAAAATTCTCATACAAATCATCTGCTGTAATCTGCTCAATCGAAGCAACCGTACCAGCAATATCATGAGCCAAGGGAGTTTGAGGGTAAAGTGACCCTAAAATTCCTGTAAACAATCGATAATCGACATCATCTTGATACATTTCGATTTCTTGCTCGATAATCCCTTGTTCTCGTGCCACGTTTTCATCTGTAAAATAAGGTTGACGAACAAATGATTGTAACAAAGATAGG
The nucleotide sequence above comes from Streptococcus sp. 29887. Encoded proteins:
- the yfmH gene encoding EF-P 5-aminopentanol modification-associated protein YfmH, with translation MKLIEKKYPYMKEPVYQTQLDNGLTVILLPKTDFHETYGVITTNFGALHTHILFEDGRSSSYPAGIAHFLEHKLFETEDGEDVMNEFSKFGASANAYTSFRQTSYLFSTTQDVLPALSLLQSFVRQPYFTDENVAREQGIIEQEIEMYQDDVDYRLFTGILGSLYPQTPLAHDIAGTVASIEQITADDLYENFDLFYHPSNMNLFVIGNFDLDQVWQQISSYQAAQLDEKLPRFDIKAIEKLPILQHRMEEFEVSTPKLAVGLRGNDEFEPAEMQQYRLCLQLLFAMLFGWTSKRYQNLYEQGKIDSSFQFQLEVTPDYHYLVISGDTQEPITLSSMLMRAVRNFERDEDINDEHLQLLKNEMYGDFIRSLNSLEFTASHFVAQYSDVENIFDLPQLVEEINLEDIREAGRRFIGQCDMTDFTIIPK